In Lotus japonicus ecotype B-129 chromosome 5, LjGifu_v1.2, one genomic interval encodes:
- the LOC130721398 gene encoding prohibitin-1, mitochondrial-like codes for MNFNNVNVPKVPGGGVAALLKVSIIGGLVVYGATNSLYNVEGGHRAIVFNRIIGVKDKVYPEGTHIMIPWFERPVIYDVRARPHLVESTSGSRDLQMVKIGLRVLTRPLPDQLPTVYRTLGENYNERVLPSIIHETLKAVVAQYNASQLITQRENVSREIRKILTERASQFSIALDDVSITSLTFGREFTAAIEAKQVAAQEAERAKFVVEKAEQDKRSAVIRAQGEAKSAQLIGQAIANNPAFITLRRIEAAREIAQTISNSANKVYLNSNDLLLNLQGLKLEPIGKR; via the exons ATGAATTTCAACAACGTGAATGTCCCAAAGGTTCCTGGCGGTGGAGTCGCTGCTTTGCTTAAAGTCAGCATTATCGGTGGGCTTGTTGTGTATGGGGCTACTAACAGCTTGTACAATGTTGAGGGTGGTCATCGTGCCATTGTCTTCAACCGTATTATTGGTGTCAAAGATAAG GTCTATCCTGAAGGAACACATATCATGATTCCTTGGTTTGAGAGGCCTGTCATTTATGATGTTCGTGCACGACCTCATTTGGTCGAGAGTACTTCAGGAAGCCGTGATCTCCAAATG GTGAAAATTGGACTTAGGGTCCTTACCCGTCCTCTACCAGACCAATTGCCTACCGTTTACCGTACTCTGGGTGAGAATTATAATGAAAGGGTCCTACCTTCTATTATACATGAAACTCTCAAAGCTGTTGTTGCACAGTATAATGCCAGTCAGCTCATTACCCAGAGAGAG AATGTTAGTCGAGAAATAAGGAAGATATTGACTGAAAGGGCCTCCCAATTTAGTATTGCTTTGGATGATGTTTCAATCACAAGTTTGACGTTTGGGAGGGAATTTACAGCTGCAATTGAAGCCAAGCAGGTTGCTGCTCAAGAAGCTGAGAGAGCTAAATTTGTTGTAGAAAAAGCTGAACAAGACAAAAGAAGTGCTGTCATTAGAGCTCAG GGTGAAGCTAAGAGTGCCCAGTTGATTGGTCAAGCAATTGCTAATAATCCTGCATTTATCACCTTAAGGAGAATTGAAGCTGCTAGGGAAATTGCTCAAACAATATCAAATTCTGCCAACAAGGTTTACTTGAATTCGAATGATCTCCTATTGAATCTTCAGGGGTTAAAGTTGGAACCTATTGGGAAGAGATAG
- the LOC130719515 gene encoding uncharacterized protein LOC130719515, with product MIQSIRNHMFTYVRKEEQSESDGGDILLERKQPPEPASTTLQSASSFWPSFFWENFTALPICIQCSSSSTSLQLLFQPKCPLHLQPPKGIDPSSDVFHCIQMKYVNDDEDIRKYFAAFHLLDTLPAAVVIDDFGDFFDNK from the exons ATGATACAATCGATTAGAAATCATATGTTTACATATGTTCGGAAAG AAGAGCAGAGTGAAAGTGATGGTGGAGACATTCTTCTTGAGCGGAAGCAGCCACCTGAACCTGCTTCAACAACACTCCAATCTGCTTCTTCTTTCTGGCCCTCCTTCTTCTGGGAAAACTTCACTGCTCTTCCAATATGCATTCAatgtagcagcagcagcactTCACTCCAACTACTCTTCCAACCCAAATGTCCTCTTCATCTGCAACCGCCAAAG GGTATTGACCCATCTTCTGATGTCTTCCACTGCATACAAATGAA GTATGTGAATGATGATGAGGATATTAGGAAGTACTTTGCTGCCTTCCATCTGCTCGATACATTGCCTGCAGCGGTTGTGATCGATGATTTTGGAGATTTCTTTGACAACAAGTAA
- the LOC130719516 gene encoding uncharacterized protein LOC130719516, whose amino-acid sequence MEWIEEVGLLKTVTGITRCYDKLVKEFIVNVTTSCNVSGSPDFRKVFVRGKCVNFSPSVINTFLGRSLAEIVDEEISLSAITTELTADQVKEWPVKGLLSSAHLSVKYAILNRIGAANWAPTKHTSNVSSGLAKLIYLIGTKAKFDFGAYVFDQTVKHAETLAVKLPIGFPYLISEIILSQQPQIVTADEFPNKKASALTVDHRLLDGTHVPDVAGLAEITQGEDTISSCTLRKKHVDCLIMELTKGKNTDEDNAVAGDQAVGGATSDDDSAASS is encoded by the exons ATGGAATGGATTGAGGAAGTGGGATTGCTGAAAACTGTCACTGGAATCACCAGGTGTTATGATAAGTTGGTGAAGGAATTCATTGTCAATGTCACTACCAGCTGCAATGTGTCTGGAAGTCCAGATTTCAGAAAGGTCTTTGTGAGAGGTAAGTGTGTAAACTTTTCTCCAAGTGTTATTAATACCTTTTTGGGAAGAAGTCTTGCTGAAATTGTTGATGAAGAGATTTCTCTGAGTGCAATTACCACTGAACTCACTGCTGATCAAGTCAAGGAATGGCCTGTTAAAGGTTTGTTGTCTTCTGCTCATTtaagtgtgaagtatgctattctgaATCGCATTGGTGCTGCAAATTGGGCCCCTACCAAACACACTTCAAATGTTTCTTCTGGTTTGGCCAAATTGATTTATCTGATTGGTACAAAGGCAAAATTTGATTTTGGAGCTTATGTCTTTGATCAAACCGTGAAGCATGCTGAAACCTTAGCTGTCAAGCTCCCTATTGGTTTTCCTTATTTAATCAGTGAAATTATTTTGAGTCAACAACCTCAGATTGTCACCGCTGATGAGTTTCCTAACAAGAAGGCTAGTGCTCTTACTGTTGATCACAGGTTGCTAGATGGTACTCATGTTCCTGATGTTGCTGGCCTGGCTGAGATAACTCAGGGGGAG GATACTATCTCCAGCTGCACATTGAGGAAGAAGCATGTGGATTGTCTCATCATGGAGCTGACCAAGGGGAAGAACACTGATGAAGACAATGCTGTTGCAGGAGATCAAGCTGTGGGTGGTGctacttctgatgatgattctgcTGCTAGTTCTTAG